Proteins from a single region of Desulfolutivibrio sulfoxidireducens:
- a CDS encoding sigma-54-dependent transcriptional regulator: protein MYTSDFINILVVDDEPSICRLVQKEMASANRKITTATTAGQALKLAAQQNFDVIVLDVRLPDGNGMQLLERFRETMPHVEVIMITGYSEVTNAVEAMKIGAYDYITKPFSLDRLTLIIERAYQRSMLHKELHLLRQNKNSEPLSHLIGHSAAVSEIRYLIDKVAPTLTPVLITGESGVGKNIVVNALHHRSSRAEKHLIVKNCGAFNKELLRSELFGYCKGAFTGAVDSQDGLLSLANNGSLFFDEVGELSLEVQSMLLRILESQKYRRVGDKDERSVNIRFFFATNRNLVKEVETGRFHEALFHRLNVFRIEIPPLRERKEDIPLLLEFFLGHLYPDRQPYKLSSQALQCLMSYHWPGNVRELRNVIERGIILAENDLITRKCLPNDIAKCLDDSGNCMPFPTLEQHEREFIVRVLEYVSNNRTLAANMLGIGRKTLYRKIKEYGLDMVCQTPRGMAAEPRPGRHAAP from the coding sequence ATGTACACTTCCGATTTCATCAATATTCTCGTGGTGGACGATGAGCCGTCCATCTGCAGGCTCGTCCAGAAGGAAATGGCCTCGGCCAACCGCAAGATCACGACCGCCACGACCGCGGGCCAGGCCTTGAAACTGGCGGCGCAACAGAATTTCGACGTCATCGTCCTGGATGTCCGCCTGCCCGACGGCAACGGCATGCAGTTGCTGGAGCGTTTCCGGGAGACCATGCCCCATGTGGAAGTGATCATGATCACCGGGTATTCCGAGGTCACCAATGCCGTCGAGGCCATGAAGATCGGGGCCTATGACTACATCACCAAGCCCTTTTCCCTGGACCGGCTGACCCTGATCATCGAACGCGCCTATCAACGTTCCATGCTGCACAAGGAACTGCATCTGTTGCGGCAAAACAAGAACAGCGAGCCCCTGAGCCATCTCATCGGCCACTCCGCGGCCGTCTCGGAGATCCGCTACCTCATCGACAAGGTCGCGCCGACCCTCACCCCGGTGCTCATCACCGGGGAAAGCGGCGTGGGCAAGAACATCGTGGTCAACGCCCTGCACCACAGAAGCAGCCGGGCCGAAAAGCACCTCATCGTCAAGAACTGCGGCGCGTTCAACAAGGAGCTGTTGCGTAGCGAACTGTTCGGCTATTGCAAGGGAGCCTTCACCGGGGCTGTCGATTCCCAGGACGGCCTGCTTTCCCTGGCCAACAACGGGTCCCTGTTCTTTGACGAGGTGGGCGAGCTTTCCCTGGAAGTGCAGTCCATGCTCCTGCGCATCCTGGAGTCCCAGAAATACCGCCGGGTGGGCGACAAGGACGAGCGGAGCGTAAACATCCGTTTCTTCTTCGCCACCAACCGCAACCTGGTCAAGGAGGTGGAGACGGGGCGCTTCCATGAGGCCTTGTTCCATCGCCTCAACGTTTTCCGCATCGAGATACCTCCCCTGCGCGAGCGCAAGGAGGACATCCCCTTGCTGCTGGAGTTTTTCCTGGGGCATCTCTATCCGGATCGCCAGCCCTACAAGCTGTCCAGCCAGGCTTTGCAGTGTCTGATGTCCTACCACTGGCCGGGCAACGTCCGCGAACTGCGCAACGTCATCGAACGCGGCATCATCCTTGCCGAGAACGATCTGATCACCCGGAAATGCCTGCCCAACGACATCGCCAAGTGCCTGGACGATTCGGGGAACTGCATGCCTTTTCCCACCCTGGAGCAGCACGAGCGGGAGTTCATCGTGCGCGTGCTCGAGTACGTGTCCAACAATCGGACCCTGGCGGCGAACATGCTCGGCATCGGGCGCAAGACCCTGTACCGCAAGATCAAGGAATACGGCCTGGACATGGTCTGCCAGACCCCGAGGGGGATGGCGGCGGAGCCGCGGCCCGGACGCCACGCGGCGCCTTGA
- a CDS encoding two-component system sensor histidine kinase NtrB, producing the protein MSHPTSLDEIIGIESIKLGYFKEVQRTISELRASNIELNQKRQDIQAILNGIPDVMAVLTLDYEILSVNDAFRERFPDVDPHGRTCHQIFKGQDRPCSHCALTQAMEGAGRVCRHLEIMALNGEKRQIECTASLMRDAHGHPNRAILLQRDVTLEKQYQAKYLQAERMATIGVLAEGVAHEINNPLTSISGFAEALFHRLEKLAKNPGRDGIHPDIQEVFREYLEIILKECSRCSEIVRNLLTFGHRGSRISSIVNLNDVVRNCLQLLHPRLSRLPRNVISLSLSEKEPYVLGHPGELMQVMLNLVLNALDAVRDSGEISIHTAVEGRMVLLKVIDTGHGIPKDNLDKLFDPFFTTKPAGQGIGIGLSTCYNIIKNHGGEITVDGTYAEGASFETILPYCVE; encoded by the coding sequence ATGTCGCACCCCACGAGCCTTGACGAAATCATCGGCATCGAATCGATCAAGCTCGGTTATTTCAAGGAGGTGCAGCGGACCATCAGCGAGCTGCGGGCCTCCAATATCGAACTGAATCAGAAACGCCAGGACATCCAGGCCATCTTAAACGGCATCCCCGACGTGATGGCCGTGCTGACGCTCGACTACGAGATCCTCTCGGTCAATGACGCCTTCCGGGAACGCTTTCCCGACGTGGATCCCCACGGCCGGACCTGCCACCAGATCTTCAAGGGCCAGGACAGGCCCTGTTCGCACTGCGCCCTGACCCAGGCCATGGAGGGGGCCGGGCGGGTGTGCCGCCACCTGGAGATCATGGCCCTAAACGGCGAGAAAAGGCAGATCGAGTGTACGGCCTCGCTCATGCGCGATGCCCATGGCCACCCCAACCGGGCCATCCTCCTGCAACGCGACGTGACCCTGGAGAAGCAGTACCAGGCGAAATATCTCCAGGCCGAGCGCATGGCCACCATCGGCGTTTTGGCCGAGGGCGTGGCCCACGAGATCAACAATCCGCTCACCAGCATCAGCGGCTTTGCCGAGGCCCTCTTCCACCGCCTGGAAAAGCTGGCCAAAAATCCGGGGCGGGACGGCATCCACCCGGACATCCAGGAAGTGTTCAGGGAATACCTGGAGATCATTCTCAAGGAATGCAGCAGATGCTCGGAGATTGTGCGCAACCTGCTGACCTTCGGGCATCGCGGGTCCCGCATCTCTTCCATCGTGAACCTCAACGACGTGGTCAGGAACTGCCTGCAGCTTTTACATCCGCGCCTGTCCAGGCTGCCCCGGAACGTGATCAGCCTTTCCCTCTCGGAAAAGGAGCCCTACGTCCTGGGCCACCCCGGCGAGCTCATGCAGGTCATGCTCAATCTCGTGCTCAACGCCCTGGACGCGGTCAGGGATTCCGGCGAGATTTCCATCCACACCGCGGTCGAGGGCCGCATGGTCCTGCTCAAGGTCATCGACACGGGGCACGGCATTCCCAAGGATAACCTGGACAAACTCTTCGATCCGTTTTTCACGACCAAACCGGCCGGCCAGGGTATAGGCATAGGGCTTTCCACGTGTTATAATATCATCAAAAATCATGGAGGCGAGATCACCGTCGACGGCACCTACGCCGAAGGCGCATCCTTCGAAACCATCTTGCCGTATTGCGTGGAATGA
- a CDS encoding iron-containing alcohol dehydrogenase, translated as MDIFKFAIPELIFGRGSLKYAGIFAKRLGASKIFVVSDPGVEEAGWTQKLFELLDEERLDYVFFNDVVANPRDYQVQRGAELYKKEGADVVLALGGGSPMDAAKGIALVVSNGGTIRDYEGANLVKRPLPPMVFVPTTMGSESNISQFTVITDVERRLKMTVISRTLVPNISITDPLLLTTMTRDLVIPPLFDSLAHAVESYVSPIASPFTEVMSLRGLDLLIRHIRTAIARLHIDDLEQLAVAGSWSGMAFTNASVGLGHALAHALGGMYDIVHGMAHALLLPHVMRYNLPVSLKKLARIGTIITGRTLADDEETALFGIEMVEQLREECGLPSRLREILPDKTRLPQVSRNAVNDICLLTNPRPATWKDILNIYYEAW; from the coding sequence ATGGACATTTTCAAATTCGCCATTCCGGAACTCATCTTCGGCCGGGGCAGCCTGAAATACGCCGGGATATTCGCCAAGCGTCTGGGCGCCTCCAAGATTTTCGTCGTGTCCGATCCCGGGGTCGAGGAGGCCGGCTGGACGCAAAAACTCTTCGAGCTGCTCGACGAGGAACGCCTGGACTACGTCTTTTTCAACGATGTGGTCGCCAACCCCCGCGACTATCAGGTGCAGCGGGGGGCCGAATTGTACAAGAAGGAAGGCGCGGATGTGGTCCTGGCCCTGGGAGGCGGCAGCCCCATGGACGCGGCCAAGGGCATCGCCCTGGTGGTCAGCAACGGCGGAACCATCCGCGACTACGAGGGAGCCAACCTGGTCAAGCGCCCCTTGCCGCCCATGGTCTTCGTGCCCACAACCATGGGCAGCGAATCCAACATCTCGCAGTTCACGGTCATCACCGACGTGGAGCGCCGGCTCAAGATGACCGTGATCAGCCGGACCCTGGTCCCGAACATCTCCATCACCGATCCGCTGCTCTTAACGACCATGACCCGCGACCTGGTCATCCCGCCCCTGTTCGACTCCCTGGCCCATGCCGTGGAATCCTACGTGTCGCCCATCGCCAGCCCCTTCACCGAGGTCATGAGCCTGCGGGGCCTGGACCTGCTCATCCGGCACATCCGCACCGCCATCGCCCGGCTGCACATCGACGACCTGGAGCAGTTGGCCGTGGCCGGCTCCTGGTCGGGCATGGCCTTCACCAACGCCAGCGTCGGCCTGGGGCACGCCCTGGCCCATGCCCTGGGCGGCATGTACGACATCGTGCACGGCATGGCCCATGCCCTGCTGCTGCCCCACGTCATGCGCTACAATCTGCCGGTGAGTCTGAAGAAGCTGGCCAGGATCGGGACGATCATCACCGGCCGGACCCTGGCCGACGACGAAGAGACGGCGCTTTTCGGCATCGAGATGGTGGAGCAGCTTCGCGAGGAGTGCGGCCTGCCCTCGCGCCTGCGCGAGATCCTCCCGGACAAGACCAGACTGCCCCAGGTCAGCCGCAACGCCGTCAACGACATCTGTCTTTTGACGAATCCGCGTCCGGCGACATGGAAGGACATCCTCAACATCTACTATGAGGCCTGGTGA
- a CDS encoding NAD(P)-dependent alcohol dehydrogenase yields the protein MHGIGKVGIVDKPIPEPGPNDVILKTTSALICTSDVHTVGGAIGDRKNLTLGHEAGGIVYKIGSAVTGFKEGDRCVVNAITPCYKCQNCLRGFPSQCGEACGGWKYANIKDGSFAEYFHVNDAIANLVKVPDDVTDEAALYTTDMMATGFMGAEHGNTPLGGSVAVFGQGPVGLMATAGARLLGAGLIIAVESVPKRQELAKYYGADVIVDFSKVDAVAEIKRLTGGEGVDTAIEALGMQPTFENCVKATRPGGTISNCGYHGKGEYVKIPRVEWGFGMADKTIRTGLCPGGSERMGRLLRLIQNGRIDPTKLTTHRMPFSDIEKGFRIMANKEDGVIKPMILFS from the coding sequence ATGCATGGCATTGGCAAGGTTGGCATCGTCGATAAGCCCATTCCTGAGCCAGGTCCAAACGATGTCATTCTCAAGACCACAAGCGCCCTCATCTGCACCTCCGATGTACACACTGTCGGGGGCGCAATCGGTGACAGAAAAAATCTTACCTTGGGACATGAAGCCGGCGGCATCGTGTACAAGATCGGCAGTGCGGTCACAGGCTTCAAGGAAGGCGACCGTTGCGTGGTCAACGCCATCACCCCGTGCTACAAATGTCAAAACTGCCTGCGCGGATTTCCGTCCCAGTGCGGCGAGGCCTGCGGCGGCTGGAAATACGCCAACATCAAGGACGGCTCCTTCGCGGAATACTTCCATGTCAATGACGCCATCGCCAACCTGGTCAAGGTGCCCGACGACGTCACCGACGAGGCGGCCCTGTACACCACGGACATGATGGCCACCGGGTTCATGGGCGCCGAACACGGCAACACCCCCCTGGGCGGCAGCGTGGCCGTCTTCGGCCAGGGCCCTGTGGGCCTCATGGCCACGGCCGGGGCGCGGCTTCTGGGCGCCGGCCTGATCATCGCCGTGGAGAGCGTGCCCAAGCGGCAGGAACTGGCCAAGTACTACGGCGCCGATGTCATCGTGGACTTCAGCAAGGTCGACGCCGTGGCCGAGATCAAGCGCCTGACCGGCGGCGAGGGTGTGGACACCGCCATCGAGGCCCTGGGCATGCAGCCCACCTTCGAGAACTGCGTCAAGGCCACGCGGCCCGGCGGCACCATCTCGAACTGCGGATATCACGGAAAAGGCGAGTACGTGAAGATTCCTCGCGTCGAATGGGGCTTCGGCATGGCCGACAAGACCATCCGCACCGGCCTTTGCCCCGGCGGCAGCGAGCGCATGGGCCGCCTGTTGCGCCTCATCCAGAACGGACGCATCGATCCCACCAAGTTGACCACGCATCGCATGCCCTTCTCCGACATCGAAAAGGGCTTCCGGATCATGGCCAACAAGGAAGACGGGGTCATCAAGCCGATGATTCTCTTCTCCTAG
- a CDS encoding FAD-dependent oxidoreductase encodes MISENNVLNQATDVVGAVMVVGGGIAGIQSALDLANSGFFVYLVEKSPGIGGTMAQLDKTFPTNDCAMCILSPKLVECGRHLNIKLMTLTELVDVRGEVGNFTVSLRRKPRYVDTTKCIACGLCAEKCPKKVPNDFNAGIDKRKAAYIIYGQTVPLKYAIDGDHCLYIQKGKCRACEKFCPAGAINFADKEELFDVSVGSIILAPGFKAFDPSVLASLDYAGIPDVVTSLEYERILSASGPYLGHLARPSDHAEPQKIAWLQCVGSRSMNTCDNGYCSSVCCMYAIKQAVMSAEHASGKLEQTIFFMDMRTHGKNFERAYEDAKVKGVRFLRSRPHTFVPGPEGKGVSVRYADESGREIVELFDMIILSVGLEAPKDAVALARGAGIELDKHRFVSCSDFAPVAASRKGIYVCGAFDGPKDIPQSVVAASAAACGAGGDLAAARGTMTRQPEVVTAVDVTGEPPRVGVFICSCGSNIAGVVDVKAVTEYAATLPGVVFTANNMFTCSQDVQDKMAEVIREKGLNRIVVAACTPRTHEPLFQETMEAAGLNKYLFEMANIRNQASWVHGHEPDKATEKSKDLVRMAVAKAMLLQPLAEPTLSINPVALVIGGGVAGMVAALELARQGFPTHIVERRPELGGNARFLNHTAKGGDIGAFLADLKTRIAADSRITVHAAAEVKCAEGFVGNFKTTLVTAEGATVIEHGAAIIATGARESKPTEYAYGKHPGIMTHLEFDRVLASGATPQCVVFIQCVGSREPQRPYCSRVCCTHSVKAAIHLKERDPDCRVAILYRDMRTYGDREELYTKARKLGVIFIRYGLDNKPRVKPKGAVVEVTVRDHVLGWDVVFPADVVSLATAIEPNDNEALAKMFKIPLDSDGWLFEAHQKLRPVDFATDGVFMAGMAHYPKPVEESIAQAQAAAARAVTVLSKKEITTPGTVACIDTTRCTGCGLCWQICPYGAIGQDDKGFATVNEVLCKGCGTCVASCRSGAPTLRGFTKTEVMAQITALL; translated from the coding sequence ATGATCAGCGAAAACAACGTGTTGAATCAAGCCACAGACGTCGTCGGAGCGGTGATGGTCGTCGGTGGAGGCATCGCCGGCATCCAGTCGGCGCTCGATCTCGCCAACTCCGGCTTCTTCGTCTACCTCGTGGAGAAAAGCCCGGGCATCGGCGGGACCATGGCCCAGTTGGACAAGACGTTCCCGACCAACGACTGCGCCATGTGCATCCTCTCGCCCAAACTGGTCGAATGCGGCCGCCATCTCAACATCAAACTCATGACCCTGACCGAACTGGTGGACGTACGGGGCGAGGTGGGCAACTTCACCGTGAGCCTGCGCAGGAAGCCGCGCTACGTGGACACCACCAAGTGCATCGCCTGCGGTCTGTGCGCGGAGAAGTGTCCCAAGAAGGTGCCAAACGACTTCAACGCCGGGATCGACAAGCGCAAGGCCGCCTACATCATCTACGGCCAGACCGTCCCGTTGAAATACGCCATTGACGGCGACCACTGCCTCTACATCCAGAAGGGCAAGTGTCGGGCCTGCGAGAAGTTCTGCCCGGCCGGAGCCATCAACTTCGCGGACAAGGAGGAACTCTTCGACGTCTCGGTCGGTTCGATCATCCTGGCGCCTGGATTCAAGGCCTTCGACCCCTCCGTGCTGGCGTCCCTCGACTACGCCGGCATCCCGGACGTGGTCACCAGCCTGGAATACGAGCGCATCCTCTCCGCCTCGGGACCGTACCTGGGCCATCTGGCCCGGCCGTCGGACCATGCGGAGCCCCAAAAGATCGCCTGGCTGCAGTGCGTGGGGTCGCGCTCCATGAACACCTGCGACAACGGCTATTGTTCCAGCGTCTGCTGCATGTACGCCATCAAGCAGGCGGTCATGTCCGCCGAGCATGCCTCGGGCAAGCTGGAACAGACGATCTTTTTCATGGACATGCGCACCCACGGCAAGAACTTCGAGCGGGCCTACGAGGACGCCAAGGTCAAGGGCGTGCGTTTTCTGCGATCCAGGCCCCACACCTTCGTGCCCGGACCGGAGGGCAAGGGTGTGTCCGTGCGCTATGCCGACGAGTCCGGCCGCGAGATCGTCGAGCTTTTCGACATGATCATCCTGTCCGTGGGCCTGGAGGCCCCCAAGGACGCCGTGGCCCTGGCCCGGGGCGCGGGCATCGAGCTGGACAAGCACCGCTTCGTCTCCTGCTCGGACTTCGCGCCCGTGGCCGCCAGCCGCAAGGGCATCTACGTGTGCGGGGCCTTCGACGGTCCCAAGGACATCCCCCAGTCCGTGGTGGCGGCCAGCGCCGCGGCCTGCGGCGCGGGCGGGGATCTGGCCGCGGCCCGGGGCACCATGACCCGCCAGCCTGAGGTCGTCACGGCCGTGGACGTGACCGGCGAACCGCCCCGGGTCGGGGTGTTCATCTGCTCCTGCGGCTCGAACATCGCCGGGGTGGTGGATGTGAAGGCGGTGACCGAATACGCCGCCACCCTGCCCGGCGTGGTCTTCACGGCGAACAACATGTTCACCTGCTCCCAGGACGTGCAGGACAAGATGGCCGAGGTGATCCGGGAGAAGGGCCTCAACCGCATCGTTGTCGCGGCCTGCACCCCGCGCACCCACGAGCCCCTGTTCCAGGAGACCATGGAGGCGGCGGGGCTGAACAAGTACCTGTTCGAGATGGCCAACATCCGCAACCAGGCCTCCTGGGTGCATGGCCACGAGCCCGACAAGGCCACCGAGAAGTCCAAGGACCTGGTGCGCATGGCCGTGGCCAAGGCCATGCTGCTTCAGCCCCTGGCCGAACCCACGCTTTCCATCAACCCCGTGGCCCTGGTCATCGGCGGCGGCGTGGCGGGCATGGTCGCGGCCCTGGAACTGGCGCGCCAGGGCTTTCCCACGCACATCGTGGAGCGGCGTCCCGAACTCGGCGGCAACGCCCGTTTCCTGAACCACACGGCCAAGGGCGGCGACATCGGCGCGTTCCTGGCGGACCTCAAGACCAGGATCGCGGCCGATTCCAGGATCACGGTGCATGCCGCGGCCGAGGTCAAGTGCGCGGAAGGCTTTGTCGGCAACTTCAAAACCACCCTGGTCACGGCCGAGGGCGCCACGGTGATCGAGCACGGCGCGGCGATCATCGCCACCGGGGCCCGGGAAAGCAAGCCGACCGAATACGCCTACGGCAAGCACCCCGGGATCATGACCCATCTGGAGTTCGACCGGGTCCTGGCCTCGGGCGCGACCCCCCAGTGCGTGGTGTTCATCCAGTGCGTGGGCTCCCGTGAGCCCCAGAGGCCGTACTGTTCCCGGGTGTGCTGCACCCACTCGGTGAAGGCCGCCATACACCTCAAGGAGCGGGACCCCGATTGCCGGGTGGCCATTCTCTACCGCGACATGCGCACCTATGGCGACCGCGAGGAACTCTATACCAAGGCCAGGAAACTCGGGGTGATATTTATCCGCTACGGCCTGGACAACAAACCCAGGGTCAAGCCCAAGGGGGCCGTTGTCGAGGTCACGGTCAGGGATCACGTCCTTGGCTGGGACGTGGTGTTTCCGGCCGACGTGGTCAGCCTGGCCACGGCCATCGAGCCCAACGACAACGAGGCCCTGGCCAAGATGTTCAAGATCCCGCTGGATTCCGACGGCTGGCTCTTCGAGGCCCATCAGAAGCTGCGGCCCGTGGACTTCGCCACCGACGGCGTGTTCATGGCCGGCATGGCCCATTATCCCAAGCCCGTGGAGGAATCCATCGCCCAGGCCCAGGCCGCCGCGGCCAGGGCGGTCACGGTCCTGTCCAAAAAGGAGATTACCACGCCGGGCACGGTGGCCTGCATCGACACCACCCGGTGCACCGGCTGCGGCCTGTGCTGGCAGATCTGCCCGTACGGGGCCATCGGCCAGGACGACAAGGGATTCGCCACGGTCAACGAGGTCCTGTGCAAGGGATGCGGCACCTGCGTCGCGTCGTGCCGCTCAGGCGCCCCCACCCTGCGCGGCTTCACCAAGACCGAGGTCATGGCCCAGATAACGGCGCTCTTGTAA
- a CDS encoding hydrogenase iron-sulfur subunit encodes MSDCMDNNGFRPRIAAFFCNWCTYGGADLAGVNRLRYPADFRVIRLPCTGRMNPEFILHAFRQGVDGVWVSGCHPGDCHYIAGNMYARRRFTMLKELLEYVGLDPGRLHFSWISSAEAEKFQRTAKEVIESVRALGPVDAANAATKTMVMELRKVI; translated from the coding sequence ATGAGCGATTGCATGGATAATAACGGCTTCAGGCCGCGCATAGCGGCTTTTTTCTGCAACTGGTGCACCTACGGCGGCGCGGACCTGGCCGGGGTGAACCGACTCCGGTATCCGGCCGATTTCCGGGTGATCCGCCTGCCCTGCACGGGCAGGATGAATCCCGAATTCATCCTGCACGCCTTCCGCCAGGGTGTGGACGGCGTGTGGGTGTCGGGCTGCCATCCCGGCGACTGTCACTACATCGCGGGAAATATGTATGCCCGCCGTCGTTTCACGATGCTCAAGGAGCTTCTGGAATACGTCGGGCTGGATCCAGGGCGGCTGCACTTCTCCTGGATATCCTCGGCCGAGGCGGAAAAGTTCCAGCGCACGGCCAAGGAGGTCATCGAGTCGGTGCGGGCGCTTGGGCCTGTCGATGCGGCGAACGCCGCCACCAAGACCATGGTCATGGAATTGCGGAAGGTGATCTGA
- a CDS encoding 4Fe-4S dicluster domain-containing protein translates to MKARAKKIREIARRLLAEGKVDVVVGYARGTSPMREQPFFARTPEEADQLTWSSFCVGNTANSLPQIARAGERAAVVAQGCASRNVVGLIVEKQVRRDKVYVIGVPCLGMIDARKVEALIARSEGRRVEAVEEDGEDLVVRGRDFEKRLKRKELLRDNCYTCRHRNPVLADELAAEPVAETGGGDIDASAAPWEKFSPADRWARFRETFQDCIRCYACRDACPLCYCTTCFVDDSRPQWLGKTQDMTDVTSFHLLRAFHCAGRCTDCGACESACPQGIKVRRLTSKIEKDIRTLYNYEAGMDPEAVPPMTTFKADDSDDFIKQGGES, encoded by the coding sequence ATGAAAGCGAGAGCCAAAAAGATACGGGAAATTGCCAGGCGGCTGCTCGCCGAGGGCAAGGTGGACGTGGTCGTCGGCTACGCCAGGGGCACCTCGCCCATGCGTGAACAGCCGTTTTTCGCCCGCACCCCCGAGGAGGCCGATCAGTTGACCTGGTCGAGCTTCTGTGTCGGGAATACGGCGAACTCCCTGCCCCAGATCGCCCGGGCCGGGGAACGCGCGGCCGTGGTCGCCCAGGGCTGCGCCAGCCGCAACGTCGTCGGCCTGATCGTGGAAAAGCAGGTGCGGCGCGACAAGGTGTACGTCATTGGCGTGCCCTGCCTGGGCATGATCGACGCGCGCAAGGTGGAGGCCCTGATCGCCCGGTCCGAGGGTCGGCGGGTCGAGGCTGTGGAGGAGGACGGCGAGGACCTGGTGGTGCGCGGCCGGGATTTTGAAAAGCGCCTGAAGCGCAAGGAGCTTTTGCGCGACAACTGTTACACCTGCCGGCATAGAAACCCTGTCCTGGCCGACGAACTGGCGGCCGAACCGGTGGCGGAGACCGGCGGCGGCGACATCGACGCGTCCGCCGCCCCCTGGGAAAAGTTCTCCCCGGCCGATCGCTGGGCCAGGTTCCGGGAGACCTTCCAGGACTGCATCCGGTGTTATGCCTGCCGCGACGCCTGTCCCCTGTGCTACTGCACAACCTGCTTCGTGGACGACTCCAGGCCGCAGTGGCTGGGCAAGACCCAGGACATGACGGACGTGACCTCCTTCCACCTGTTGCGGGCCTTCCACTGCGCCGGACGGTGCACCGACTGCGGAGCCTGCGAATCGGCCTGTCCCCAGGGCATCAAGGTGCGGCGGCTGACTTCCAAGATCGAGAAGGACATCCGCACGCTCTACAACTACGAGGCCGGCATGGACCCGGAAGCCGTTCCGCCCATGACCACATTCAAGGCGGACGATTCCGACGACTTCATCAAGCAGGGCGGTGAGTCATGA
- a CDS encoding 4Fe-4S dicluster domain-containing protein: MMTAYKILGKDAFDGFFRNLAEGREVFAPVQKTGKIVWAPIHSATDVDWGLDNTDMSPKEFFFPQTECLMRFTNTDGEGGRVMVPVAPLATPRVLLNIRPCDAKALRLLDRIFVQDETTDDPYWRDKREKTTLIGLGCANPCPECFCTSAGCGPFHEEGLDILLTDLGDRLLVKPLSGKGQALVKDLPEAAPGDVAQAGKLAAAAEAAVATYPGFEPAKLAGRAVLDIYNLPLWSRLSETCLNCGTCTFVCPTCHCFDIQDEVKGEAGRRVRNWDTCMQRLFTEHASGHNPRGEKRDRVRQRFMHKFTYIPMRRDGELGCVGCGRCVRFCPTNIDVREVVRRMCEDVEAMSK; encoded by the coding sequence ATGATGACGGCATACAAGATACTCGGCAAGGACGCCTTCGACGGTTTCTTCCGCAATCTTGCGGAGGGGCGGGAGGTCTTCGCCCCGGTCCAAAAAACCGGCAAGATCGTCTGGGCCCCGATACACAGCGCCACGGACGTGGACTGGGGCCTGGACAACACGGACATGTCCCCCAAGGAGTTCTTCTTCCCCCAGACCGAGTGTCTGATGCGCTTTACGAACACGGACGGGGAAGGCGGCAGGGTCATGGTCCCGGTCGCGCCGTTGGCCACGCCGCGCGTGCTTCTGAACATCCGGCCCTGCGACGCCAAGGCCTTGCGTCTCCTGGACCGCATCTTCGTCCAGGACGAGACGACCGACGACCCCTACTGGCGTGACAAGCGGGAAAAGACCACCCTGATCGGCCTGGGCTGCGCCAATCCGTGTCCGGAGTGCTTCTGCACCAGTGCGGGTTGCGGACCCTTCCACGAGGAAGGCCTGGACATCCTGCTCACGGACCTGGGCGACCGGCTCCTGGTCAAGCCCTTAAGCGGGAAGGGCCAGGCCCTGGTCAAGGACCTGCCCGAGGCCGCGCCCGGGGACGTCGCCCAGGCCGGGAAGCTCGCGGCCGCAGCCGAGGCCGCCGTGGCCACGTATCCGGGCTTCGAGCCGGCGAAGCTGGCCGGGCGCGCGGTGCTCGACATCTATAACCTGCCACTGTGGTCGCGCCTTTCCGAGACCTGCTTGAACTGCGGCACGTGCACCTTCGTGTGCCCCACCTGCCACTGCTTCGACATCCAGGACGAGGTCAAGGGCGAAGCCGGACGCCGGGTCCGCAACTGGGACACCTGCATGCAGCGGCTTTTTACCGAGCACGCCTCGGGGCACAATCCGCGCGGCGAGAAACGCGACCGGGTGCGCCAGCGCTTCATGCACAAGTTCACGTACATTCCCATGAGGCGGGACGGCGAGCTGGGCTGCGTAGGCTGCGGCCGGTGCGTCCGTTTCTGCCCGACTAACATCGACGTGCGCGAGGTGGTACGGCGCATGTGCGAGGATGTGGAGGCGATGAGCAAATGA